From Chloracidobacterium sp. N, the proteins below share one genomic window:
- the rpsN gene encoding 30S ribosomal protein S14: MAKKSRIAKAEKIKRLVAKYAEKRAALKAIIRNPNATDEEREAALYKLQDLPRNSSPVRIRNRCAITGRPRAYLRKFGLSRIKFRELALRGEIPGVKKASW; the protein is encoded by the coding sequence ATGGCCAAGAAAAGTCGCATTGCCAAAGCTGAGAAAATCAAGCGCCTTGTCGCCAAGTATGCCGAAAAGCGGGCGGCGCTGAAGGCGATCATCCGCAATCCGAACGCAACCGACGAAGAGCGCGAAGCGGCGCTGTACAAGCTCCAAGACCTGCCGCGCAACTCCTCCCCGGTACGCATTCGCAACCGCTGCGCCATCACGGGACGCCCACGCGCCTACCTGCGCAAGTTTGGCCTGTCGCGCATCAAGTTCCGCGAACTGGCCCTGCGGGGCGAGATTCCGGGCGTCAAAAAGGCCAGTTGGTAA
- a CDS encoding aspartate kinase: MNPTPSLSVPSAANSGLCPVVMKFGGTSVQDTAAFERVAAIIRRQQGQPPRQQPVVVVSAMAGMTDALLDAVKRSLEQDTTAALEWLEPHFARYSEVAERLTDGIAYGAFVHVLYAAREHIGQALEVMRRYPGTIPPLRDEVVAYGEHLSAALLAAVLSGDGTACRTVDARTCIVTDDVYGRARPRWDATQTHTRQVLEPLLAEGVIPVLGGFIGATFDGATTTLGRGGSDYSATLIGAALQACEVQIWTDVAGIYSADPRLVAQVRRLDTLAYGEATDLALYGAKVLHPRTIEPVERLSIPVSIRNSYDPEAGYSTIRASSGAPSGAILAVTHRNGVAAVHVRPRGSWRAAVALDEMAQILDAHGILVEHLAASRLGLTATVEDGEALEAARRDLQTCGDVQVTTDRALLCVVGNFGTEATELHPALSEILAEFRSTPLLPHPSPHARLFLLAEAAAPTAVQKLHAQLIENPA; the protein is encoded by the coding sequence ATGAACCCAACACCATCTCTTTCCGTGCCTTCGGCCGCCAACTCCGGGCTGTGCCCCGTGGTGATGAAGTTTGGCGGCACTTCGGTTCAGGACACGGCGGCCTTTGAGCGGGTGGCCGCCATCATTCGTCGGCAGCAGGGACAGCCGCCCCGACAGCAGCCCGTCGTCGTGGTGTCGGCCATGGCCGGGATGACCGATGCGTTGCTGGATGCCGTCAAGCGTTCCCTGGAACAGGACACGACGGCGGCGCTGGAGTGGCTGGAACCCCATTTTGCCCGCTACAGCGAGGTGGCCGAACGGCTGACTGATGGCATCGCCTACGGTGCATTCGTCCACGTGCTCTATGCCGCACGCGAACACATCGGGCAGGCGTTGGAAGTGATGCGTCGCTATCCGGGCACCATTCCACCGCTGCGCGATGAAGTCGTGGCCTATGGTGAGCATCTTTCCGCCGCGCTGCTGGCGGCCGTTCTGTCGGGTGACGGCACCGCCTGCCGTACGGTGGATGCCCGCACCTGCATTGTGACGGATGATGTTTACGGGCGGGCGCGCCCGCGCTGGGATGCGACGCAAACCCACACCCGCCAGGTTTTGGAGCCGCTGCTGGCGGAAGGAGTCATCCCGGTGCTGGGCGGCTTCATCGGCGCGACCTTTGACGGCGCGACCACGACACTTGGCCGCGGCGGCTCGGATTATTCGGCCACCCTGATTGGCGCAGCACTTCAGGCCTGCGAAGTCCAGATTTGGACGGATGTCGCCGGCATTTACTCGGCCGATCCACGTCTGGTTGCCCAAGTACGGCGGCTGGACACGCTGGCCTACGGGGAAGCCACCGATCTGGCACTGTACGGAGCGAAAGTGCTGCATCCACGCACCATCGAGCCGGTCGAGCGGTTGAGCATTCCGGTGAGCATTCGCAACTCGTACGACCCGGAAGCTGGCTACTCGACGATTAGGGCTTCATCCGGCGCTCCGTCCGGGGCCATTCTGGCCGTCACCCACCGCAACGGTGTGGCGGCCGTTCACGTGCGTCCACGGGGGAGCTGGCGCGCGGCGGTGGCCCTGGACGAAATGGCCCAGATTCTGGACGCCCACGGCATCCTGGTCGAGCACTTGGCGGCCTCGCGCCTGGGGCTGACGGCCACAGTGGAGGACGGCGAGGCACTGGAAGCGGCCCGGCGCGACCTTCAGACCTGTGGCGACGTGCAGGTGACGACCGACCGCGCGCTGCTGTGTGTCGTCGGCAACTTCGGAACTGAGGCCACGGAACTACATCCGGCGCTGAGCGAAATTCTGGCCGAGTTTCGTTCCACGCCGCTGTTGCCCCATCCATCGCCCCACGCGCGTCTGTTTCTTCTGGCGGAAGCTGCCGCGCCGACGGCCGTCCAGAAGCTGCACGCACAGCTCATTGAAAATCCAGCCTGA
- a CDS encoding O-acetylhomoserine aminocarboxypropyltransferase/cysteine synthase family protein has translation MAEYHFDTLALHGGYAPEATTKARALPIYQTTSYQFDDADHAARLFALKEFGNIYTRLMNPTTDVFEKRLAALEGGVAALATASGQAAETLAITTLASAGDNIISTNSLYGGTYNLFRYTLPKLGITVKFVDADDFAGIEQLIDERTKAIYSETLGNPNLLVTDITRLAEIAHRHGLPLIIDNTAASPALCRPIEHGANIVIESATKFIGGHGTSIGGVIIDGGNFDWKASGRFPDFTTPDPSYHGIVYTEAFGHLAFIIKARVQGLRDTGAALSPFNAFLLAQGTETLSLRMARHSENALAVANFLKNHPHVAWVNYPGLAEGEQKARVEKYLPKGAGALVTFGIQGGYEAGKRFINSVRLFSLLANIGDAKSLVIHPASTTHSQLSEEEQRATGVTPEMIRLSVGIEDIRDILADLDAGLRSAVISETPAAQSATA, from the coding sequence ATGGCGGAATACCACTTCGATACCCTGGCCCTTCACGGCGGCTACGCGCCCGAGGCAACAACGAAAGCCCGCGCCCTGCCGATTTACCAGACGACCTCGTACCAGTTCGACGACGCCGACCATGCCGCGCGTCTGTTCGCGCTCAAGGAGTTTGGCAACATCTACACGCGGCTGATGAACCCCACGACCGACGTGTTCGAGAAACGCCTGGCTGCGCTCGAAGGTGGAGTGGCCGCGCTGGCGACAGCTTCCGGGCAGGCAGCCGAAACGTTGGCCATCACCACGCTTGCCAGCGCCGGTGACAACATCATTTCAACCAACTCGCTCTACGGCGGGACGTACAACCTGTTTCGCTACACCCTGCCCAAGCTGGGCATCACCGTGAAGTTTGTGGATGCCGACGACTTTGCCGGCATCGAGCAGCTCATCGACGAACGCACCAAGGCCATCTACTCGGAGACCCTGGGCAATCCGAACCTGCTCGTGACCGACATCACGCGCCTTGCTGAAATTGCCCATCGCCACGGACTGCCGCTCATCATTGACAACACCGCCGCTTCGCCGGCGCTGTGCCGTCCCATCGAGCACGGCGCAAACATTGTCATCGAGAGCGCCACGAAGTTCATTGGCGGTCACGGGACAAGCATTGGTGGGGTCATCATTGACGGGGGCAACTTCGACTGGAAGGCTTCCGGGCGTTTTCCCGATTTCACGACGCCCGATCCGTCCTACCATGGCATCGTTTATACGGAAGCCTTTGGCCATCTGGCCTTCATCATCAAGGCGCGGGTGCAGGGCCTGCGGGATACCGGCGCGGCGCTGTCGCCCTTCAACGCCTTCCTGCTGGCGCAAGGGACGGAAACGCTCTCCCTGCGCATGGCGCGTCATTCGGAAAACGCCCTCGCTGTCGCCAACTTCCTCAAAAACCATCCCCACGTCGCCTGGGTCAACTATCCGGGTTTGGCGGAAGGCGAACAAAAGGCGCGGGTGGAAAAGTATCTGCCCAAGGGGGCCGGGGCGCTCGTGACCTTCGGGATTCAGGGCGGTTACGAAGCCGGCAAACGCTTCATCAATTCGGTCAGGCTGTTCAGCCTGCTGGCCAACATCGGCGATGCCAAGTCCCTGGTCATTCATCCGGCTTCAACCACGCATTCCCAGCTTTCCGAAGAAGAACAGCGGGCGACCGGTGTGACGCCGGAGATGATCCGGCTCTCCGTCGGGATTGAGGACATCCGCGACATCCTGGCCGACCTTGACGCCGGGTTGCGCAGCGCCGTCATTTCGGAAACACCGGCGGCGCAATCGGCCACGGCCTGA
- a CDS encoding type B 50S ribosomal protein L31, giving the protein MKKGIHPENYRPVVFRDDSADVNYIIRSTVRTNKTITIDGQEYPLVMLDISAASHPFFTGKQKFVDTAGRVDRFNRRYGKKTTGAADKPAAKASK; this is encoded by the coding sequence GTGAAAAAAGGCATCCATCCCGAAAACTACCGTCCCGTCGTGTTCCGGGACGACTCCGCCGACGTCAACTACATCATCCGTTCGACGGTCAGAACCAACAAGACCATCACCATTGACGGGCAGGAATACCCGCTGGTGATGCTGGACATCTCCGCTGCCTCCCATCCGTTCTTCACCGGGAAGCAGAAGTTTGTGGACACTGCCGGGCGCGTTGACCGCTTCAACCGGCGCTATGGGAAAAAGACGACCGGGGCCGCGGACAAACCGGCGGCGAAGGCGTCGAAGTGA
- a CDS encoding carotenoid biosynthesis protein — protein MTDLLHRLAGTVLLRPYVFVFLLAYLFLAVARLGWLRTLVWTVTAYLIAWACEWSSIHNGFPFGRYDYIDRTSDRELWVAGVPFFDSLSFAFLSFISFEAAVILRTPLTSWHVSPDDAPARRSWLTTVYAGLLMMFLDVVIDPVTLQGERWFLGQIYGYPHGGPHFGVTIENYVGWFVVSVLITTTFRLWEATLLRGVARTGTFAFPFQHVAPLGVYFGIFAFNIAVTFWIGETTMGWASTFIAFLIGWMFVQHALSPYRSRPGE, from the coding sequence ATGACCGATCTGCTGCACCGCCTGGCGGGGACCGTCCTGCTGCGTCCCTACGTCTTTGTGTTCCTGCTGGCGTACCTGTTTCTGGCTGTGGCGCGGCTGGGCTGGCTGCGTACCCTGGTCTGGACCGTCACGGCCTATCTCATTGCGTGGGCCTGTGAATGGAGTTCCATTCACAACGGTTTTCCCTTCGGGCGGTACGACTACATTGACCGCACGAGTGACCGCGAACTGTGGGTGGCGGGCGTGCCTTTTTTTGATTCGCTGTCCTTTGCCTTTCTTTCCTTCATCAGCTTCGAGGCGGCCGTCATCCTGCGCACGCCGTTGACTTCCTGGCATGTGTCGCCCGATGACGCTCCGGCGCGGCGGTCATGGCTGACGACCGTCTATGCCGGACTGCTGATGATGTTTCTCGATGTGGTGATTGATCCGGTGACGCTCCAGGGCGAACGGTGGTTTCTGGGGCAAATCTACGGCTATCCACATGGCGGCCCGCACTTTGGCGTGACGATTGAAAACTATGTCGGGTGGTTTGTGGTCAGCGTGCTCATCACCACAACCTTTCGCCTGTGGGAAGCGACGCTGCTGCGGGGTGTCGCGCGGACGGGAACCTTTGCCTTTCCGTTCCAGCACGTTGCCCCGCTGGGGGTCTATTTTGGCATCTTCGCCTTCAACATTGCCGTCACCTTCTGGATTGGCGAGACGACCATGGGCTGGGCCAGCACCTTCATTGCGTTCCTCATCGGCTGGATGTTCGTTCAGCACGCCCTCTCACCCTACCGAAGCCGGCCCGGTGAATGA
- a CDS encoding SDR family NAD(P)-dependent oxidoreductase produces the protein MSLQEHVIVIAGGTGGLGPAVVQSCLRAGAVVVVSHRGRIAADEWRSRFGAADGQLAFVSADLTDETSVPALADHAIQQYGRLDGWLNLVGGYAGGTPVADLGLAEFEAMLTLNLRTAFLGSRAAFRAMQPRRRGSIVNVSSLGALRGTAGHAGYAAAKAAVIRLTETLAAEGAPYGIRANVVLPGMIDTPANRAAMPGADRATWVAPEDIAAVLVFLLSDAARAVSGTSLPVGG, from the coding sequence ATGTCACTTCAGGAACATGTCATTGTCATTGCCGGCGGCACCGGCGGGTTGGGGCCGGCCGTCGTGCAGTCCTGCCTGCGCGCCGGGGCCGTGGTTGTGGTGAGTCATCGCGGACGCATCGCCGCGGATGAATGGCGGTCCCGGTTTGGAGCTGCGGACGGGCAGCTTGCGTTTGTGTCAGCCGACCTGACGGATGAAACCAGTGTCCCGGCGCTGGCTGACCACGCCATACAGCAGTACGGCCGACTCGACGGCTGGCTCAATCTGGTCGGCGGCTATGCCGGGGGGACGCCCGTCGCCGACCTCGGACTGGCGGAGTTTGAAGCCATGCTGACGCTCAACCTGCGGACGGCCTTTCTGGGCAGCCGGGCCGCCTTCCGCGCCATGCAACCGCGCCGCCGGGGAAGCATCGTCAATGTCTCCTCGCTGGGGGCGCTGCGCGGCACGGCCGGACATGCCGGCTATGCTGCCGCCAAAGCCGCCGTCATCCGTCTGACGGAAACCCTGGCGGCGGAGGGTGCGCCCTACGGGATTCGGGCCAACGTCGTCCTGCCCGGCATGATTGACACGCCGGCCAACCGGGCGGCGATGCCGGGGGCGGACCGCGCCACGTGGGTTGCACCGGAAGACATTGCCGCCGTGCTGGTGTTTCTGTTGTCCGATGCCGCCCGGGCCGTCAGTGGCACCAGCCTTCCGGTGGGGGGCTGA
- a CDS encoding homoserine O-acetyltransferase gives MDAIEPTVECDVTLDEHPFRLEAGGELPEVTLRCAWYGQPETAPGGVILVCHALTGSARVADWWGGLVGPGRLLDPAHYAIVGINVLGSCYGSTGPTTPDRQRGRPYGARFPLVTIGDMVRAQYLALRQLGILRLTAVIGGSIGGMQALRWATDFPAVLDVCCAIGATPLPAMGLALNHLQRQAILSDPAWQDGDYTTQPVAGLALARAIAMCSYKSAALFDARFGRRPDRSGEDPRKTLTGRYDVAGYLDHQGEKFVRRFDANSYLVLSKAMDTFDLTDADLARIRARIHLVGLSSDWLFPAAGVRALAHRLRAVKVAVQYDEITTDHGHDGFLAEPDAVAPCLRAALTTQPT, from the coding sequence ATGGATGCCATCGAACCAACGGTCGAGTGCGATGTCACCCTCGACGAGCATCCCTTTCGCCTGGAAGCCGGGGGCGAACTGCCGGAGGTGACGCTCCGGTGCGCCTGGTACGGCCAACCGGAAACGGCTCCCGGCGGCGTCATTCTCGTCTGCCATGCCCTGACCGGCTCGGCCCGGGTGGCCGACTGGTGGGGCGGACTCGTGGGTCCGGGGCGCCTGCTGGACCCGGCGCACTATGCCATCGTGGGCATCAATGTGCTTGGCTCCTGCTATGGTTCGACCGGGCCGACAACACCTGACCGGCAGCGCGGACGCCCCTACGGAGCGCGGTTTCCGCTGGTGACCATCGGGGATATGGTGCGCGCCCAGTACCTTGCGCTGCGGCAACTGGGCATCCTGCGCCTGACGGCCGTGATTGGCGGTTCGATTGGGGGCATGCAGGCGCTGCGCTGGGCCACGGATTTCCCCGCCGTGCTCGATGTCTGCTGCGCCATTGGCGCGACGCCACTGCCGGCCATGGGGTTGGCGCTCAACCATCTTCAGCGGCAGGCCATCCTGTCCGACCCCGCCTGGCAGGATGGCGACTACACGACGCAGCCGGTGGCCGGACTCGCCCTGGCCCGCGCCATTGCCATGTGCAGTTACAAGTCAGCGGCGCTGTTTGATGCCCGTTTCGGCCGCCGTCCCGACCGGTCAGGTGAAGACCCCCGAAAGACGCTGACCGGAAGATACGACGTAGCCGGCTATCTCGACCACCAGGGAGAAAAGTTCGTCCGGCGGTTCGACGCCAACAGCTACCTTGTGCTGAGCAAGGCCATGGACACCTTCGATCTCACCGACGCTGACCTGGCGCGGATTCGCGCCCGGATACACCTGGTGGGGCTGTCTTCGGACTGGCTTTTTCCGGCAGCCGGCGTCCGCGCGCTGGCCCACCGGCTGCGGGCGGTCAAGGTAGCGGTTCAGTATGATGAAATTACGACCGACCATGGTCACGATGGCTTTCTGGCCGAACCCGATGCTGTTGCCCCCTGCCTGCGTGCGGCACTCACGACCCAACCCACATGA